The window TCCTGCTTCGGATCAAAGAACCCAAACTGAAGGCGAACGTTCGACATGCATTCAATGTAACCTCCAACCACCCACCACGTAGCCGACTGAGGCCTCTCAGTCGGCCCAGCACTGAACTTCAGCAGCGAAGACAGGGATGGGTCTCCGACTGAGAGGCCTCAGTCGGTTACGGGTGGCGGGGGTTGGGTAGATGGAACCCCTTCGAACAACGCGCGTTCTCGATCGCGTTCCATCCCCCCGAGGTGTTCCGGCACATCGGAGGAGAAATAGACCAAAACAGGCGGTAGATTCGCGAAACGCTCCCCTACCTCGGATTCTGCGGCGTCGCTTGAAGACGGTTCGCTGAGGTGACTAAGCTGGTGCGGTCTCGCCTCGATCTCACCTGGGTTTTCACAACCATGAAACGCCTCCGCTTGCCCGTTCTAGCCGTCCTCTTTCTCGCGATCTCACCTGTCCAAGGGGGTGAGATCCAGATACCAGTCATCAAGGATGGCGAAGCGCAAGTCATCAAAGAACTGGAAGATTCGGACTACTGGATCCGTCACGATCTTTGGGTCGAAACCGAGTTCGATTTGGACGGCGATGGCAAGCTCGATCGGATGCACGTCAGTGTCACCCGGCCAACGCAAACCGACACGCAGTCGCTGAAGCTCCCTGTGATCTACAACTCAAGTCCCTACTTCGCGGGAACAACGGGTGGTGATGAATCCTATTTCTGGGACGCCCGACAAGAACTCGGCGATGAGCCACCCAAACGATCCGCTGCTCCTGCGATTGAGCGTGAGGGCACGCGTCCGATCATCTCCAAACGACATGTCAAAGACTGGCTTCCGCGTGGGTTCGTCGTCGTTCATTCCAGTGCCCCAGGCACCGGTCTCTCGCAAGGTTGCCCAACGGTCGGTGACGATCCCGAAGCGTTGGCTCCCAAAGCCGTGATCGATTGGTTGTGCGGGCGCGCCAAAGGATTCACGGAACCCTTCGGTGGTGAACCCGTGGAAGCGTATTGGTCGTCAGGCAAAGTCGGCATGACAGGGACCAGCTACAACGGAACGATCCCGTTGGCAGCCGCCACGACTGGCGTCGAGGGACTGGAAGTCATCATCCCCGTGGCTCCCAACACGTCTTACTACCACTACTACCGATCCAATGGATTGGTGCGCCATCCAGGCGGCTACCTCGGGGAAGACATCGACATCCTGTACGACTTCATTCACAGCGGTGGCGACGAAGAAACTCGAGCGTACTGCGATTGCCACATCCGTGACGAACAGATGATGGCCAACCAAGACCGAGCCACAGGGGACTACAACGATTTCTGGTACTCGCGTGACTACTTGAACCGAGTCGACGGAGTGAAAGCGGCAGTGCTGATGGCGCACGCGTTCAATGATTGGAATGTCGTTCCTGAACACAGCATCCGTATTTACGAAGCGTTGAAAAAGAACGGTGTCGAAACCCAACTGTTCATGCACCAAGGCGGACACGGCGGGCCTCCACCAATCAGCATGATGAATCGGTGGTTCACTCACTATCTCTATGGCGAAGACAACGGCGTAGAAAAAGGTTCGAAGTCTTGGATTGTTCGCGAAAAAGATGAGCGGACCAAACCGACCGAGTACCCGCAATACCCGCACCCAGAAGCCAAAGACGTGGTGGTCTATCCGGTTCCTGGAGCTCCCCAACGCGGGCGTTTGCAAACAGCGCCCCTCACCGAACCCATCACGGAAACGTTGGTGGACAATTTTTCATTCGCTGGTGAAACGTTGGCACAAGCCGAATACACCGAACATCGCTTGATCTACACCACGCCGGAATTGAGCGAAGCAGTTCATCTGTCGGGAACCCCGCGAATCAAACTGCGACTTGCGTGTGATCGTCCCGCTGCCAACTTGAGCGTCTGGCTGGTCTCGCTGCCTTGGAACACACAGAAGAATTCCAAGATCACCGACAACATCATCACGCGAGGATGGGCCGACCCACAGAACATCGAGTCCATGCGTGAGAGCAAACCGTTGGTCCCGGGCCAGTTCTATGACATCGAGTTCGACCTGCAACCCGACGATCAAGTCATCGCCAAAGGGCAGCAAATCGGATTGATGGTCTTTTCCAGCGATCGCGACTACACGCTGCATCCCACCCCGGGCACCAAGCTCACGATCGATCTTCAGCATACTCAACTGAGTTTGCCCGTTGTCGGAGGAACGATTCCGTTGGAATCACAGGACTGATCTGCGAGCTCGCTAAATGAAGAGGACTTTCTCGCGGAAGTCGTCTTGGTTTTAAAGCGACAAGCGAAGATCAAAGACCATTCGGGTATCGAACCAGTCGTCATCGGCGGCGGTGATGCCCGTCGCGAATCCGAATTCCCACAAACCCATGTCGTTCTCGGGTCCCAGTACAAAGCGGGCACCGGGGTAGAATTCGATCGCGGTTTCACCATCGATTGCCTGCAGCGT of the Rhodopirellula baltica SH 1 genome contains:
- a CDS encoding Xaa-Pro dipeptidyl-peptidase, which gives rise to MKRLRLPVLAVLFLAISPVQGGEIQIPVIKDGEAQVIKELEDSDYWIRHDLWVETEFDLDGDGKLDRMHVSVTRPTQTDTQSLKLPVIYNSSPYFAGTTGGDESYFWDARQELGDEPPKRSAAPAIEREGTRPIISKRHVKDWLPRGFVVVHSSAPGTGLSQGCPTVGDDPEALAPKAVIDWLCGRAKGFTEPFGGEPVEAYWSSGKVGMTGTSYNGTIPLAAATTGVEGLEVIIPVAPNTSYYHYYRSNGLVRHPGGYLGEDIDILYDFIHSGGDEETRAYCDCHIRDEQMMANQDRATGDYNDFWYSRDYLNRVDGVKAAVLMAHAFNDWNVVPEHSIRIYEALKKNGVETQLFMHQGGHGGPPPISMMNRWFTHYLYGEDNGVEKGSKSWIVREKDERTKPTEYPQYPHPEAKDVVVYPVPGAPQRGRLQTAPLTEPITETLVDNFSFAGETLAQAEYTEHRLIYTTPELSEAVHLSGTPRIKLRLACDRPAANLSVWLVSLPWNTQKNSKITDNIITRGWADPQNIESMRESKPLVPGQFYDIEFDLQPDDQVIAKGQQIGLMVFSSDRDYTLHPTPGTKLTIDLQHTQLSLPVVGGTIPLESQD